The nucleotide sequence CCTTACCTGAGTTAGGCCAAAAGTTAATTGTAACAGAACTTTAACCTTTTCTCTGCCATATTAAGGCCTCAATCTTTTCCTACTTGAATTTTCATGGTTCTATCACTTCAATTATTCCCTCTGCATTTCTTCTGGCCTTGTTCTTCACCTCTTTTGCATCATTTAAATCCTGCTTTCCGTTAACTTAAGCTCACATTTCTACACACTAAGCCAAACAGTAACATCAATTATACTTCCATAAAGGCTTAAACTGTTAAGTGATACGTTTGTTATTTACACAGTTTTTATTAACCATTCAGAACacctctcctgttctctctagttccttctccttccttatAAGTCTTAAGAATGGTAAACTGGTTACCTTTTTAacactttcttcttcctcttggcGTTTCTCATAGTGTGAGAAGTCATCAAAAATCGAAGTGGTGTGCTTGTAGCTGGCTATGATTTTCAACACCTGCTTAGCCTTTTCCAGAGGCACTTCCTGAGTGTCCCTGGAGTTGGTCACTGGTTTATTCTCGTTGTTCTCTAGGCGAATGTGTCGCAGTTGGCTATTGGGAACGTCCTTCACAAAAATCCACCTGACATCAAAACGACCCTTCCATTTGTCCTGGGACCACACACCTGCACATGTGTTGTAGTCCACAGCAGATTTCATTTCTGCAACGCCACAGAAGTGTCCACTGCCGTTGACACTGAAAAGTAAGTAAACGGGGCCTTTCCCGTTCATGGAGCGATAAGCAGCATCCAGTCTCTTGTTACCGTGCTCTGTGCTGCACCAGATATTATACTTAATGGAACGGTGGATATCGTCCTCAGAGTAGCTCTTAATGATGAAAACCCGGCCATGTTTCAGATTCCAGTCAAAATCCTTGGGGTTATAGTTGTTAATGGACCGCAGCTTCTCCAACACTGGGTGAGGTTCTGAAGGAGTAGATCCAGATCCAGCCTGAGACTGTCCTACTCCATTACCATCCACCCCATTATGACCGAACCCACTGCCACGGTTCCGAGGTGCTACCCAGCGGGTTGGCTGAGTTGCCTGTTGCTGGACTGAGAGTTGGGCAGGCTGTGGTGGAGGTGGGGGCAATGGCTGTGTCTGTTGCCCCACGGATGCCTGAGCCACTGGTGGACTATTGTTAGCCTGCTGACCTACAGGCTGTGGAGACCCCTGGGTTGGCTGCTGACCTATGTTCTGAACCAAAGTCTGTGAGGGGGCTTTTGCCACAGGACCCTTATTATCCCAAGTTCCAATATCCATGTTATGCTTTATTGGGGGTGGTGGAAGACTTGACCCTGCAATGCCATTCTTGGTCTTCAACTTCGGTTGCTGTTTCGCCGGCTTGCTAGCAATATCAGCCCAAGATGCTGGTTTTGGAGGAGCAATGGTAGCTGGAGGCAAACTATTAGAAGCCACGATGTTACCAGTAATGGACCCACTACCAACTGCAGAACCTACAACTTTTGGAACATTGCTTGCAACTTCTGTGCTACCCAACTTCAGTGCTGCCATCCCTTGGTCTATAGTATTCATGCCAGGAGCCTTATTGAGGGTCTCACTGGCAAAAGCTGACTGTCCATCAATCATGGCTCCACCTAAGGAGCTAGGTGCATAAGCATAATTGCTACTATATCCAGAGCTCTGAGTAGACTGTCCCTGAGAACTGTTATTTCCCCAAGCTGAGAAGTCAATCCCACtgggaaagaaattaaaaccatGCTGACCAAGAAATGGAGTGCTACCTAGGGCTCCTGGTTGTCCAAACATTGCATCTGGTAGGAAGTGAGGCTCTCCGTTGCTCAGCTGTCCATAAGAAGTTAGATAGGGCATGGCTGTATCACCCCCAGTAGACCAAGCAGCTTCACCCAAAGAATAGGAGAAGCCAATGGAGGGACTGTAGTAACTGGGTAAATAGGAATCTGACATGGCAGTATATGCATTATtctgtggaaaggaaaaaaaaaaaaagggcaaatcaaaaattaataaaacaacaaTCAGGACATTTCCTCTTCCAACTATTTACCCAATTCAAATTCAACTAGAAAAGCAACTATTTCAGATGACCTCTTCCCATAAACTTCCTGGAATTCTTACACTGAAAGAGATTTGGtttcataattaaaatgtttaaacatttcAAGTTAAACTGACATACAATTTAAGCCTTAACTTTAGCACTATACAGTTTAGGACATACATATAGGCCTTAACTTTAGCACTAAAATTGAGGAAAGGGAAAACCCAGCATCTCACCAACAGTATTAAGTCTTTGCTCTACAGAAGTGTTGAGATGATGCTTTTATTAAAAACCAGTTCTCTGTGGATTCAAGGAGTGTGAACTTTGGCAGATCAGAGGAGTGTTCCTAAGAGTTTCCTATCAAAACCATACTATTAATAGATAAGACAACAACAGAAAGAACTGGAAATTTCAAGTTCTAACCCAAAAATCTGTGCAGCCATTCCTCAACCATAGCCAAGGTTTATTACACCTAGTTTACATCATTAGCCTCTTGGCAAACCATTTGGGAACATTAGGAGATAACACTATTTAATTATAACCTGGAAAGGAAATGCACAATagcttccaaaatttaaaactgaaaaaatgttGCTATCTGGTCTACCTCACCTATAAAATTAATGGCTTCAAATGCACACCTGACTTTTCCATTAAAACTAAGGAATTCCAAACACATTGAAAGTCTGTATCTTTAAGAATTATTCTAAGGAATAACCAAAAATATAAACTTACACTCAGCTAGTCAACACATTAGAAGACAGACTGCACTGCAAAAACCTCAATCATTCTTGACCTAAGTAAATACTATAACTCACAGAATAGTCCGATAAGGGAGAAGCTGTAGATATAAAAAACTGGTCTGTAGAGGTACGGATACAGCTCAACTCAAAATAGAGTATCCTAACTTCAAAATAGCTCTGGTACAggcgtacacttatcttgatgagcactgagtaatacacaaaattgttgaatcactatactgcactcctgaaactaatataacaatgtaTTAACTGCACTGAATTAAAATAGCAGCTCTGGTACATAAGAACCCATTAACTACTGAATAAAGAATTTTGTTCTAAGAAACTTGGATGACCATAGGTATGTCAGGCCTTAAGTCTGTATTATTAAAGCCAACACTATTCTCCCTAGCCAAACAAAGCGcttgaaaattaaatgttttaactAATGCGGTTTGATAAAAATGGTCCTTTTCTCTGCCAATATTTTCCttaccaaaaaaagggaaaaaaagtaagtCTTTTCACACATCCCCTTAGGTTTAAGAGAAATCAGTTTCTCGAAGACAGTGTTAAAATTTTAAGACTCAAATCCATTAGGAATAAGAAATTCAGTCTATCATCAATGGATTAAGCCTTAAGGATTATTCCAACATAAGGCAATAAATAATGGTTAAAAAGTAGATGAATTACTCTTGATAAACTACAAAGAACAAAGATTCTCAAGTTATCCATCTATTCAACCATGATTTCTACTCCCCCACAccccagaattttttaaagacattcaaGCTTTAGCTTGAGAAGTAAAAAACATGCACTTAATATCACAGGTTATGCCATCATATAGCTGAGTGCCTACACCTGAACTGGCAGGTTCCCACATGCCCCTCAGCTCAAAAATCTGAATTACACAATGTTTCACAAGAACTACCTAGAATTATGTTTCCAAATGCTCCCACTCTCCCTGTATGATTATGTAAGCAAACTACTTCAATAGCAGGAACCTATAAATAGTTCATTCCTCTACTTCCTTCCTACTTTTCCTGATTAACTGGTTGACTTAAAACTTCTCCCAATCACTTGCTTAAATGGTTTCTACactcaatggagaaaattttACATGGGGGAATCTAAAAGTTTTATGCAAGAATTAGGTCCAAATATGGGCATGCACCAATATGTCAAGTTTTCAAATCTAGTGTATGGCATCTGTTCAGAATTTATACAGATATCTCAtaagctttttcattttttagggtATCTTCATTGAGTTACTATAAGTTTTCCTTTTGGTTTATTAAATCTGTGGGTTTGTATTTATTAGCTAAAACCTTGTGAGTGATATCTTTGGGACCCAGGATATTAATACAAAAGAACTGACAAATGAAAGCAGTTTCTACATACACAGACCATGTTAATACATGAACCTATACAGAcctaaaagaaattagaaaaacaagTTACACAGCAAAAACCTCAATCATTCTTGATCTTCATTTGCGCTCAACAGTAACTTATCTTCCTTTAACTCCACTTTATAAATTCTGTAGCTCCCACAAGTGAGAAACTGGAGATGTACAATATTGGTTTCTATAGATATAGACACATCTcaacttgaaaaagaaatacCTAAGTCCAAAAGTTAGGATAACCTAACAACCCACTAACTAGTGACCAGATGAAAAGGAAGATTCCAGTTCTACAGCACTGAATAAAGTTCAGGTGATTTATTAGTTTTTTCCCCATCACATATGCATCCAATTTTCCTAAAAGAAAGAGGTTTGGGGGGTAAAAAGTCAGAATACTTAAACTGGAAAGTATTCTTCAGTTTTGCACTGTTACATTCCTGGTAAGGAGAATTACTAACAGGTGCTGCTGGTATACTATAAAATGCTATTACTTCCAATCTCAGAATATGTTTGCTGTCAACAACGATGGGAATCTTAAGTCTGTAACATCTGTAGTAACTCCTTTTATGACACACGGACTGGTATTAAAGTCACCCCCTGAAAATGAGATTCATTGATAAGGCAGAGAAAAAATACGGTATATTACACCCTCTGATCAGGCATGTAAATGGTTAACTACTCACGGGCCTTGCCTGTGGACTCAAGTAAGGTTCAAAATCATCATCATTTAATCCATCCTTTTGATGTACAGATCCATTTTGTACTGAAGGGGAAAAGATTCAAATACATTAGGAATGTCTCAATCGCACAACCTATCTCCCAAATTAAGCAAATCTATTCTAACCCAGAAAGCCTCCCTAAACAGAGCAAGTAAGTCTCAATTTCAGAAAAACGGATAAAGAGGAGAATGAACGCGGAGCAATATCCGTCAATGAAAATGTCTCCCTCCACCCGAAGCAAGTTGATCTAAAAAGGTCATTTTATTGGCTCCTCTAGATTTCAATTCCCTccggcttcccctcccccatcacatGTGAGTACTTCCAGAGTGTGATCCACGAGGATGAAAAACAAAGGCCTTCTAAGACCTACAGGAAACTAAGGACCTGGGACATTTCAAAACCGAATCCACCCCCACCCTTAATGAATTACTCCTTGTTCACTGAAAAGCTGTTCGCCAGCTGCAAGAACACACCGAAAGGGTCAAATACTTAAGTGTGAGGCACCTGCGAACTAAGCGGCTTCCGAAAGGTCCTCTCCCGGGGGCGCTTCCCGGAGACCCCGCCCCCACTACTCGGCGTCCCCCCTCCCGGCCCAGGGCCACCGGCGGAGCTGGGCTCACCTTTGTTTCCTTGACCTTTTGGTCTCTGCGGGCGAAGAAAACGTCGCCGAGCAGCAAGTCGTccgaggaagaaatggaaaaggaaagacaaattaaAGCCGGGCCGGAGAAGGGAATAAAGGAGCAGGCCTGAAGGGAGGCGTCAGGAATGATGGTGAGGGGGAGGCTGAAAATGGGAGGCGGGGAAAAGCGCAGGCCGGCGGGGCCCGCGGAGAAAAAGCGGGGGACGCGCCAGAAACAACGCGAGGGGACTAGCGTttcaaggaaggggaaggaaacaaggaagaaaacGAGGCCCGCTGAGAAGAGGGAACGCGGCGCGGCCGGTGGGCTCCGAGGCCCGGAGAGAAGCGGGGAGAGCGGGCGGAGGGCGAGGCGCTGGGCGCGGCCGGCCTGAGAGGCCCGAAAGCTGGCCCGCGAGAGGCGCCGCCTCGGCTCGGCCCGACCGGGGGCGGCGGGCCCGGGCCTAGTCGGACTCCCTCTCGCCTCACACAATGGCCGAGGCATGCGGGCCGGGCCTGTACCTGCTCCAAGAGGCTGCTGGCCGACATGGCTCTCGGATCCTCGCGGGTAGCGACAGCGGTGGACTCTCGtcagggcggcggcggcggcggatgAGCCCTGGCGGCGGGAGCAGGCGGCGCGGTGGCGGCTTTTGTCCCTGACACTCGGGGGCCTCGGCGGACGCAGCGGAGACACAGCGCGCGGCTCGGGCTCCGGCTCCGACTCGGCGACGCTCTAGCCCGAGAGCTCAACGCCCGTCTCTATGTCTTTACGCGCGCGCCCGCCCCTCGCAGCCGAAATAAGGGCGCCGAGCAGCG is from Meles meles chromosome 1, mMelMel3.1 paternal haplotype, whole genome shotgun sequence and encodes:
- the YTHDF2 gene encoding YTH domain-containing family protein 2 isoform X2, which produces MSASSLLEQRPKGQGNKVQNGSVHQKDGLNDDDFEPYLSPQNNAYTAMSDSYLPSYYSPSIGFSYSLGEAAWSTGGDTAMPYLTSYGQLSNGEPHFLPDAMFGQPGALGSTPFLGQHGFNFFPSGIDFSAWGNNSSQGQSTQSSGYSSNYAYAPSSLGGAMIDGQSAFASETLNKAPGMNTIDQGMAALKLGSTEVASNVPKVVGSAVGSGSITGNIVASNSLPPATIAPPKPASWADIASKPAKQQPKLKTKNGIAGSSLPPPPIKHNMDIGTWDNKGPVAKAPSQTLVQNIGQQPTQGSPQPVGQQANNSPPVAQASVGQQTQPLPPPPPQPAQLSVQQQATQPTRWVAPRNRGSGFGHNGVDGNGVGQSQAGSGSTPSEPHPVLEKLRSINNYNPKDFDWNLKHGRVFIIKSYSEDDIHRSIKYNIWCSTEHGNKRLDAAYRSMNGKGPVYLLFSVNGSGHFCGVAEMKSAVDYNTCAGVWSQDKWKGRFDVRWIFVKDVPNSQLRHIRLENNENKPVTNSRDTQEVPLEKAKQVLKIIASYKHTTSIFDDFSHYEKRQEEEESVKKERQGRGK
- the YTHDF2 gene encoding YTH domain-containing family protein 2 isoform X1, which gives rise to MSASSLLEQRPKGQGNKVQNGSVHQKDGLNDDDFEPYLSPQARPNNAYTAMSDSYLPSYYSPSIGFSYSLGEAAWSTGGDTAMPYLTSYGQLSNGEPHFLPDAMFGQPGALGSTPFLGQHGFNFFPSGIDFSAWGNNSSQGQSTQSSGYSSNYAYAPSSLGGAMIDGQSAFASETLNKAPGMNTIDQGMAALKLGSTEVASNVPKVVGSAVGSGSITGNIVASNSLPPATIAPPKPASWADIASKPAKQQPKLKTKNGIAGSSLPPPPIKHNMDIGTWDNKGPVAKAPSQTLVQNIGQQPTQGSPQPVGQQANNSPPVAQASVGQQTQPLPPPPPQPAQLSVQQQATQPTRWVAPRNRGSGFGHNGVDGNGVGQSQAGSGSTPSEPHPVLEKLRSINNYNPKDFDWNLKHGRVFIIKSYSEDDIHRSIKYNIWCSTEHGNKRLDAAYRSMNGKGPVYLLFSVNGSGHFCGVAEMKSAVDYNTCAGVWSQDKWKGRFDVRWIFVKDVPNSQLRHIRLENNENKPVTNSRDTQEVPLEKAKQVLKIIASYKHTTSIFDDFSHYEKRQEEEESVKKERQGRGK